A DNA window from Actinomycetota bacterium contains the following coding sequences:
- a CDS encoding molybdopterin-dependent oxidoreductase — protein MKQPTAPAGRVPILPPRRAPKLRPLRSERWVRFGLGAGGMALALALTYVVRRLLGAVPYPPAIIQDVLRTLAPGKLDQVAIRGLQHWAQRLLYLGIHLALLAVAGYLATLFAPVTSPPRRARWGIALGGALFAAASILALAGDEGSSWYAFVVYLFAAYLYARLACGTGFLTVLDPEIKGEESPLDAIRRSRRSFLGRGAVAAGVVLLGGGALVKALFKRTAKVTIVPAAQPFVNPGPDPNFPAVAGLTPEITANGDFYNVDIDFIKPSLDANTWTLTVGGAVNGPFVLTFHQLQTEFEVVEVAHTLSCISNEVGGDLVGTAIWRGVRFSDVLNRAGLKPGVVEIVSKAADGFSDSVPLSRAMQPDSLVVFGMNGEQLPIEHGFPVRIIIPGLYGMKQPKWVQSVEAVTKHYNGYWEVRGWDEQAVMVTQSRIDVPQGGSRVGQASSLAGIAWAGDKGISKVEVSYDSGATWHAALLKRELSPVTWRMWAIGITAPRGPARVMVRATDGTGAVQTADIAEPDPGPATGWDFVTFQVT, from the coding sequence ATGAAGCAGCCCACGGCGCCCGCCGGGAGGGTGCCCATCCTGCCCCCTCGCCGGGCGCCCAAACTGCGTCCCCTGCGGTCCGAGCGTTGGGTCCGCTTCGGCCTCGGGGCCGGTGGCATGGCCCTCGCCCTGGCCCTGACCTACGTCGTCCGGCGACTGCTGGGCGCCGTCCCCTACCCGCCCGCCATCATCCAGGACGTCCTGCGGACCCTGGCGCCCGGCAAGCTGGACCAAGTGGCCATCCGGGGCCTGCAGCACTGGGCGCAACGCCTGCTGTACCTCGGGATCCACCTCGCCCTGCTGGCGGTTGCCGGCTACCTGGCCACCCTGTTCGCCCCCGTCACCAGCCCGCCCCGGCGGGCGCGGTGGGGGATCGCCCTGGGCGGCGCCCTCTTCGCCGCCGCCTCGATCCTGGCCCTGGCGGGCGACGAAGGGTCGTCCTGGTACGCCTTCGTGGTCTACCTCTTCGCCGCCTACCTGTACGCCCGGCTGGCGTGTGGCACCGGATTCCTTACCGTGCTGGATCCGGAGATCAAGGGCGAGGAGTCGCCCCTCGACGCCATCCGCCGGTCCCGACGCAGCTTCCTCGGCCGGGGGGCGGTGGCGGCGGGCGTGGTGCTCCTGGGCGGCGGCGCCCTGGTGAAGGCGCTGTTCAAGCGCACCGCCAAGGTGACCATCGTGCCGGCCGCCCAGCCCTTCGTGAACCCGGGACCGGACCCCAACTTCCCCGCCGTCGCCGGCCTCACCCCCGAGATCACGGCGAACGGCGACTTCTACAACGTCGACATCGACTTCATCAAGCCCTCGCTGGACGCCAACACCTGGACGCTCACCGTGGGCGGGGCGGTGAACGGCCCCTTCGTGCTCACCTTCCACCAGCTCCAGACCGAGTTCGAGGTGGTGGAGGTGGCGCACACCCTGTCGTGCATCTCCAACGAGGTGGGCGGCGACCTGGTGGGCACCGCCATCTGGCGGGGCGTGCGCTTCAGCGATGTCCTCAACCGGGCGGGCCTGAAGCCAGGTGTGGTGGAGATCGTGTCCAAGGCCGCCGATGGCTTCAGCGACTCCGTCCCTCTGTCCCGCGCCATGCAGCCCGACTCGCTGGTGGTCTTCGGCATGAACGGCGAGCAGCTCCCCATCGAGCACGGCTTCCCGGTGCGCATCATCATCCCGGGCCTCTACGGCATGAAGCAGCCCAAGTGGGTGCAGTCGGTCGAGGCGGTGACCAAGCACTACAACGGCTACTGGGAGGTGCGGGGCTGGGACGAGCAGGCGGTCATGGTGACGCAGTCCCGGATCGACGTCCCCCAGGGCGGGTCGAGGGTGGGGCAGGCCTCCTCTCTGGCGGGCATCGCCTGGGCCGGGGACAAGGGGATCTCCAAGGTGGAGGTGTCCTACGACAGCGGCGCCACCTGGCACGCCGCCCTGCTGAAGCGGGAGCTGTCGCCGGTGACCTGGCGGATGTGGGCGATCGGCATCACCGCCCCCCGGGGGCCGGCGAGGGTCATGGTGCGGGCGACCGACGGCACCGGTGCGGTGCAGACCGCCGACATCGCCGAGCCGGACCCGGGCCCGGCCACGGGATGGGACTTTGTGACCTTCCAGGTCACGTAG
- a CDS encoding DUF72 domain-containing protein — protein sequence MPGTLYVGTSGYAYKEWKGPFYPEDLAQSKFLTYYAAQLPSVEINYTFRHLPSDAVLETWRTQTPDGFRLTLKASQRITHFKRLVGAEADVEEFLRRAVSLGDRLGVVLFQLPPNFKYQRAVLEPFLASLPPVVRVAMEFRHESWAEPEAVDLMRAHNVAVCGADTAEHPLAAVPVTAPHVYLRLRKEDYAPEELTAWGGRVRETLAGGSDVYCYFKHEGGGIGPAYAGALRTAAGA from the coding sequence ATGCCCGGCACCCTCTACGTCGGCACCTCGGGCTACGCCTACAAGGAGTGGAAAGGGCCCTTCTACCCGGAGGACCTCGCCCAGTCCAAGTTTCTGACCTACTACGCCGCCCAGCTGCCCTCGGTGGAGATCAACTACACGTTCCGTCACCTGCCCTCCGACGCCGTCCTGGAGACCTGGCGCACCCAGACGCCCGACGGGTTCCGCCTGACCCTCAAGGCCTCCCAGCGCATCACCCACTTCAAGCGCCTGGTGGGGGCCGAGGCGGACGTCGAGGAGTTCCTCCGCCGGGCGGTCTCGCTCGGGGACCGCCTCGGGGTGGTGCTGTTCCAGCTGCCCCCCAACTTCAAGTACCAGCGGGCGGTCCTGGAGCCGTTCCTGGCCTCGCTGCCGCCGGTGGTGCGGGTGGCTATGGAGTTCCGCCACGAGTCGTGGGCCGAGCCCGAGGCCGTGGACCTGATGCGAGCCCACAACGTGGCGGTGTGCGGCGCCGACACCGCCGAGCACCCGCTCGCTGCTGTCCCGGTCACGGCGCCGCACGTCTACCTGCGGCTGCGCAAGGAGGACTACGCCCCCGAGGAGCTGACCGCATGGGGCGGCCGCGTGCGGGAAACCCTGGCCGGAGGCTCCGACGTCTACTGCTACTTCAAGCACGAAGGTGGGGGCATCGGCCCCGCCTACGCCGGGGCCCTGCGTACCGCCGCCGGCGCCTGA
- a CDS encoding LCP family protein, with amino-acid sequence MSDGDSTQTSQLHPVMRPARGSGPPRRPPPRRPPPRRRTGHGYHMTRRGRWVKRLLATALLICGVLMVSAVAFLLYAKHKIDEKAVACTTCVSVQPAADGAPAAFNILVLGSDTRSVLSPTDQKLFDPTGIDKNSGQRADTIAVVHVDPASGKAIVLSLPRDLRVQTLDGRGYQKINAFYNSGVSAMVSAVEKFTGLDINHYAEVNFDSFRTITDTLGGVSVHFSRKIVDHNSGLNQPAGCNLLTGDQALAFVRDRDTDSDFGRIQRQQLFVKLMLNKVLTPGTLLNPVKVAQLMNLGLGTVTHDPGLSLSTMASLALHFHSFSSQDLDFRVVPSYPERIAGADYVVANQTQASALFSAINHGTTLPAYGIQGGAASATSAAPTPSSIPVTVLNGTGVAGLAAREGSALTASGYPVLTTHNADAPSYASTVVYYTAGNQAAAQFLASSQIPNAQVLAAPSAISSLLATLPGRPDAVVVMGQNNATSLPAPAASASASGAASPGPSPSPTPYLPAGAAQPLMGSVPDFSAC; translated from the coding sequence ATGAGTGACGGGGACTCGACACAAACGAGCCAGTTGCACCCGGTGATGCGGCCCGCCCGCGGTTCCGGGCCGCCCCGCCGGCCCCCGCCCCGCCGGCCCCCGCCCCGCCGCCGGACTGGGCACGGCTACCACATGACCCGACGGGGCCGGTGGGTGAAGCGGCTCCTCGCTACTGCGCTGCTGATCTGCGGCGTCCTGATGGTTTCGGCTGTCGCATTCCTGCTCTACGCCAAACACAAGATCGACGAGAAAGCCGTGGCGTGCACCACCTGTGTCTCGGTCCAGCCGGCCGCCGACGGGGCGCCGGCCGCCTTCAACATCCTGGTCCTCGGCTCCGACACCCGATCGGTGCTCAGCCCGACCGACCAGAAGCTCTTCGACCCCACCGGCATCGACAAGAACAGCGGCCAGCGGGCCGACACCATCGCTGTGGTCCACGTGGACCCCGCCTCGGGCAAGGCGATCGTCCTCTCGCTGCCCCGGGACCTCCGGGTGCAGACCCTGGACGGGCGGGGCTACCAGAAGATCAACGCCTTTTACAACAGCGGGGTCTCGGCGATGGTGAGCGCGGTGGAGAAGTTCACCGGCCTGGACATCAACCACTACGCCGAGGTCAACTTCGACAGCTTCCGGACCATTACCGACACCCTCGGCGGGGTGAGCGTCCACTTCTCGCGCAAGATCGTGGACCACAATTCGGGCCTCAACCAGCCCGCCGGCTGCAACCTGCTCACCGGCGACCAGGCCCTCGCCTTCGTCCGGGACCGGGACACCGACAGCGACTTCGGGCGCATCCAGCGCCAGCAGCTGTTCGTGAAGCTGATGCTGAACAAGGTGCTCACCCCCGGGACGCTGCTCAACCCGGTGAAGGTGGCCCAGCTGATGAACCTGGGCCTGGGCACCGTCACCCACGACCCGGGCCTCAGCCTGTCGACGATGGCATCGCTGGCCCTGCACTTCCACAGCTTCAGCTCGCAGGACCTCGACTTCCGGGTGGTGCCGTCGTACCCGGAGAGGATCGCCGGGGCCGACTACGTGGTGGCCAACCAGACCCAGGCCTCGGCCCTGTTCAGCGCCATCAACCACGGCACCACGCTTCCCGCTTACGGGATCCAGGGCGGCGCGGCATCGGCCACCAGCGCCGCCCCGACACCGTCAAGCATCCCGGTAACCGTCCTGAACGGGACGGGGGTCGCCGGCCTCGCCGCCCGGGAGGGCAGCGCCCTGACCGCCAGCGGGTACCCGGTCCTCACCACCCACAATGCCGACGCCCCGAGCTACGCCTCGACGGTCGTCTACTACACGGCGGGCAACCAGGCTGCGGCCCAGTTCCTGGCCTCGTCGCAGATCCCCAACGCCCAGGTCCTGGCGGCGCCCAGTGCGATCTCCAGCCTGCTGGCCACCCTGCCCGGCCGCCCGGACGCGGTGGTGGTCATGGGCCAGAACAACGCGACCTCCCTGCCGGCTCCGGCGGCATCGGCCAGCGCCTCGGGGGCTGCCTCGCCGGGCCCCTCGCCTTCGCCCACGCCGTACCTGCCCGCCGGGGCGGCGCAGCCGCTCATGGGGTCGGTCCCCGATTTCTCAGCCTGTTAG
- a CDS encoding glycosyltransferase family 1 protein — protein sequence MRVALDAAPLLNARTGVGHYTGALLEHLEAADPSLEVTLFAVGRQRDALEARHVRRLRVPARLAASGWDRVPWVPGEALTGRVDVVHGTNFWVPPLRRRNGVVTIHDLTFLLYPEFCTPPVRRYRWILPKVLARCRVVITPSATVADQVAAELGVERVRIVVTPEGVRPGARVLGSPGGTTSSYVLFIGTQEPRKNLDRLIRAFAQLRDLDVRLILAGPAGWGGGDPLVLADSLGIAGRVQTVGYLPDRELALLLAGARAFVFPSLYEGFGLPPLEAMAAGVPVVAAAAGSLPEVLGDAPVWCDPLDVSSIADAVRRVVSDETVRAQAVERGRAQAARYTWEATAARTIDAYRMVAGLNGV from the coding sequence GTGAGAGTCGCCCTCGACGCCGCCCCGCTGCTCAACGCCCGCACCGGGGTCGGCCACTACACCGGCGCCCTCCTCGAGCATCTGGAGGCCGCCGACCCCTCGCTCGAGGTGACGCTGTTCGCCGTCGGGCGCCAGCGGGACGCCCTGGAGGCCCGCCATGTCCGCCGGCTCCGGGTGCCCGCCCGCCTCGCCGCCTCGGGCTGGGACCGGGTCCCTTGGGTGCCCGGCGAGGCGCTCACCGGCCGGGTCGATGTGGTGCACGGCACCAACTTCTGGGTGCCCCCCCTGCGGCGGCGCAACGGGGTCGTGACCATCCACGACCTCACCTTCTTGCTGTATCCCGAGTTCTGCACCCCGCCGGTGCGCCGCTACCGGTGGATCCTTCCCAAGGTGCTGGCCCGCTGCCGGGTGGTGATCACGCCCTCGGCGACGGTGGCGGACCAGGTGGCTGCGGAGCTGGGCGTGGAGCGGGTCCGCATCGTGGTGACGCCCGAGGGGGTGCGCCCGGGTGCCCGGGTCCTCGGTTCCCCGGGGGGAACCACCAGCAGCTACGTCTTGTTCATCGGCACCCAGGAGCCCCGCAAGAACCTTGACCGCCTGATCCGGGCCTTCGCCCAGTTGCGCGACCTCGACGTCCGCCTGATCCTCGCCGGACCGGCCGGGTGGGGCGGGGGCGACCCGCTCGTCCTGGCGGACAGCCTCGGGATCGCCGGCCGGGTCCAGACGGTCGGCTACCTGCCGGACCGGGAGCTGGCGCTCCTGCTGGCCGGTGCTCGGGCCTTCGTCTTCCCGTCGCTCTACGAGGGCTTCGGCCTCCCGCCGCTGGAGGCCATGGCGGCCGGGGTGCCGGTGGTCGCTGCGGCGGCCGGATCGCTGCCCGAGGTCCTGGGAGATGCCCCGGTGTGGTGCGACCCCCTGGACGTCTCCTCAATCGCCGACGCCGTCCGCCGGGTGGTCAGCGACGAGACCGTCCGGGCGCAGGCGGTGGAGCGCGGGCGGGCGCAGGCGGCCCGCTACACCTGGGAGGCCACCGCTGCCCGGACCATCGACGCCTACCGGATGGTCGCCGGGCTTAACGGTGTCTGA
- a CDS encoding glycosyltransferase family 1 protein has translation MRIGVNLLFVEPGEVGGSEALLTNLVRAVAGEGQELVVAAMQGFRAAHPDLEALAEIVEVPWRSNYRALRIAAEHSWLAVTARRRHLDVIHHGVGTAPFVKTLPTVVTVHDIQYRHYPEYFPAAKLAWLRVNVPFVVRHSEVVTVPSHFVREDVLAAFDADPDRIRVVPFGSEGLLATSAGAEVVRQRYQLERPLFFFPGRSYPHKNHRFLVEAFAPLADRADLVFTGPPGPRDEEIDQTAAGLGIGAAVRRLGLVSRAELAALYEAATALAWPSRFEGFGVPVLEAMTAGCPVVASRATAIPEVVGGAGILLSPDDTEGWTSALDRVLSDPALAASLSAAGRERLAEFSWERSGRLQVEAYQQAVA, from the coding sequence ATGCGCATCGGAGTGAATCTGCTCTTCGTCGAGCCCGGTGAGGTGGGCGGCTCGGAGGCCCTCCTGACCAATCTGGTTCGGGCGGTGGCCGGTGAGGGCCAGGAGCTCGTGGTGGCCGCCATGCAGGGGTTCCGGGCGGCGCACCCCGACCTGGAGGCCCTGGCGGAGATCGTCGAGGTCCCCTGGCGCTCCAACTACCGGGCACTGCGGATCGCCGCCGAGCACTCGTGGCTGGCGGTGACCGCCCGGCGGCGCCACCTCGACGTCATCCACCACGGGGTCGGCACGGCACCGTTCGTGAAGACGCTGCCCACCGTCGTCACCGTCCACGACATCCAGTACCGGCACTACCCCGAGTACTTCCCGGCAGCGAAGCTGGCCTGGTTGCGGGTCAATGTGCCCTTCGTCGTCCGGCACTCCGAGGTGGTGACCGTGCCCTCGCACTTCGTCCGGGAGGACGTGCTGGCCGCGTTCGATGCCGATCCCGACCGGATCCGGGTGGTGCCCTTTGGGAGCGAGGGCCTGCTGGCCACCTCGGCGGGTGCCGAGGTGGTGCGCCAGCGCTATCAGCTCGAGCGTCCGCTGTTCTTCTTTCCCGGGCGCTCCTACCCGCACAAGAACCACCGCTTCCTGGTGGAGGCCTTCGCCCCGCTGGCAGACCGCGCCGACCTGGTGTTCACCGGCCCGCCCGGCCCCCGGGACGAGGAGATTGACCAGACCGCCGCCGGCCTGGGCATCGGCGCGGCTGTCCGGCGCCTCGGCCTGGTCAGCCGGGCGGAACTGGCCGCCCTGTACGAGGCCGCCACCGCGCTGGCCTGGCCCTCGCGCTTCGAGGGCTTCGGGGTGCCGGTGCTGGAGGCGATGACCGCCGGCTGCCCAGTGGTGGCCTCCCGGGCCACCGCAATCCCGGAGGTGGTGGGCGGCGCCGGCATCCTGCTCTCGCCGGACGACACCGAGGGTTGGACATCGGCACTCGACCGGGTGCTGTCCGACCCTGCCCTCGCCGCCTCGCTGTCCGCCGCCGGCCGGGAGCGCCTGGCCGAGTTCTCCTGGGAGCGCTCGGGCCGGCTGCAGGTCGAGGCCTACCAGCAGGCGGTGGCATGA
- a CDS encoding glycosyltransferase family 2 protein translates to MSAPAVALVFVSTDENHVLRHALESLEQDPPRHPLQIVVVDNASTDGVAQETRARWPEVTVLTNGWRRGLPANLNTGIRATSAPFVLLCNPDLEFRPGAVDALADFLEEHPRAGMAAPKLLSPEGEVRPSARRWYTIQALIALKVALPEDEQPPSVARSVYADWDYKEPREVDWVPCPATLVRRSALQEVGLMDERFRLYFDDVDISLRMHLGGWEVWCVPGAEVVHFERRDSVQAFSPQWRWHLASLGKFAWKHKGLGPPGVGSRL, encoded by the coding sequence ATGAGCGCGCCCGCGGTCGCCCTGGTGTTCGTCTCCACCGACGAGAACCACGTCCTGCGCCACGCCCTCGAGTCCCTGGAGCAGGACCCACCCCGCCACCCGCTCCAGATCGTGGTGGTGGACAACGCCTCCACCGACGGCGTCGCCCAGGAGACCCGGGCACGGTGGCCGGAGGTCACCGTCCTCACGAACGGGTGGCGGCGCGGCCTGCCCGCCAACCTGAACACCGGCATCCGGGCGACCTCGGCCCCCTTCGTCCTGCTGTGCAACCCCGACCTCGAGTTCCGCCCGGGCGCGGTGGATGCCCTGGCCGACTTCCTCGAGGAGCACCCCCGGGCGGGCATGGCGGCGCCGAAGTTGCTGTCGCCCGAGGGCGAGGTCCGTCCCTCGGCCCGGCGCTGGTACACCATCCAGGCCCTCATCGCCCTGAAGGTGGCGCTGCCCGAGGACGAGCAGCCCCCCTCGGTGGCCCGCAGCGTGTACGCCGACTGGGACTACAAGGAGCCCCGGGAAGTGGACTGGGTGCCGTGCCCGGCGACGCTGGTCCGGCGCTCGGCGCTCCAGGAGGTGGGCCTGATGGACGAGCGGTTCCGCCTCTACTTCGACGACGTCGACATCTCGCTGCGCATGCATCTCGGCGGGTGGGAGGTGTGGTGCGTCCCGGGGGCCGAGGTGGTCCACTTCGAGCGCCGGGACAGCGTGCAGGCGTTCTCGCCGCAGTGGCGGTGGCACCTGGCGTCGCTGGGGAAGTTCGCCTGGAAGCACAAGGGCCTGGGGCCGCCGGGCGTCGGGAGCCGGCTGTAG
- a CDS encoding cation diffusion facilitator family transporter → MGHGHGHHHDHAVTDRVTWDSADGLRAVKIASAGLALTATVEFAIAGIGHSVALLADGLHNLGDVLTTVALWLAFLASRRAADSRYTFGYERFEDLAGAGVVLIIAVSALVAGYQSYHAMFHARHIAALGASVAAAAVGIIGNEAVAEYKLRVGRRIHSVALEADGIHSRVDGFVSGAALVGLLGVAMGYPKADPIAAAGITVVIAWVTVGAARSAIGRVVDAVDPALQGQILAAAQAVEGVHDVHDVAARWAGRSLMVQLHIGVDGDAPLRSAHDVGEQVRHAIAHEVPGIARVVVHFDPWPPAPGGDHGATAHHFAPAQRSDDAGGGADPPDHRHAHSPHVHDEDRGIKGAHHHHHD, encoded by the coding sequence ATGGGTCATGGCCACGGCCACCACCACGACCATGCGGTGACCGACCGGGTGACGTGGGACTCGGCCGACGGCCTGCGGGCGGTCAAGATTGCCAGCGCCGGGCTGGCGCTGACCGCCACCGTGGAGTTCGCCATCGCCGGGATCGGCCATTCGGTGGCGCTGCTGGCCGACGGGCTGCACAACCTGGGCGACGTCCTTACGACGGTGGCGCTCTGGCTGGCCTTCCTCGCCTCCCGGCGGGCGGCCGACTCCCGCTACACCTTCGGCTACGAGCGCTTCGAGGACCTGGCGGGCGCCGGCGTGGTGCTCATCATCGCGGTGAGCGCCCTGGTAGCCGGGTACCAGTCCTACCACGCCATGTTCCACGCCCGGCACATCGCCGCTTTGGGTGCTTCGGTGGCTGCTGCCGCCGTCGGCATCATCGGTAACGAGGCCGTCGCCGAGTACAAGCTGCGCGTGGGAAGGCGCATCCACTCGGTGGCCTTGGAGGCCGATGGGATCCACTCCCGGGTGGACGGCTTCGTCTCCGGGGCGGCGCTGGTCGGGCTGCTGGGGGTGGCGATGGGCTACCCGAAGGCCGACCCGATCGCCGCCGCCGGCATCACCGTGGTGATCGCCTGGGTCACGGTCGGCGCCGCCCGCTCGGCCATCGGCCGGGTGGTGGATGCCGTCGATCCGGCGCTGCAGGGCCAGATCCTCGCCGCTGCCCAGGCGGTGGAAGGGGTGCACGACGTGCACGACGTTGCCGCCCGGTGGGCCGGGCGGTCATTGATGGTGCAGCTGCACATCGGCGTGGACGGCGACGCCCCGCTGCGCTCGGCCCACGACGTGGGCGAGCAGGTGCGCCACGCCATCGCCCACGAGGTGCCCGGTATCGCCCGGGTCGTGGTGCACTTCGACCCGTGGCCGCCGGCCCCCGGAGGCGACCACGGGGCGACCGCACACCACTTCGCCCCTGCGCAACGATCAGATGACGCGGGCGGAGGGGCGGACCCCCCGGACCACCGCCATGCACATTCCCCCCACGTGCACGACGAGGACCGCGGGATCAAGGGGGCCCACCACCACCACCACGACTAG
- the nth gene encoding endonuclease III, whose translation MDTASAVTAPAVAPAPDQPARKAPARRTDPPERRFPIIYRRLSKEYPDAKCALTFSNAYEMLFATILSAQCTDAMVNKVTAKLFTKYRTLEDYASADPAELERDIHATGFFRMKAKAIQGSARRLLDAYGGEVPRTMQEMLTLPGAARKTANVVLGNAYGVVEGIAVDTHVGRLSRLLGLTSEHDPVKVEKDLMALVPRKNWMQLTYLLIEHGRKVCKAPVPHCEDCVLSDLCPSSRV comes from the coding sequence ATGGACACCGCCTCTGCCGTCACGGCCCCGGCCGTTGCCCCGGCCCCGGACCAGCCAGCCCGCAAGGCCCCCGCCCGGCGGACCGACCCCCCTGAGCGCCGCTTCCCGATCATCTACCGGCGCCTCAGCAAGGAGTACCCGGACGCCAAGTGCGCCCTCACCTTCTCCAACGCCTACGAGATGCTCTTCGCCACGATCCTCTCGGCGCAGTGCACCGACGCCATGGTCAACAAGGTGACGGCGAAGCTGTTCACCAAGTACCGCACGCTGGAGGACTACGCCTCCGCCGACCCCGCCGAGCTGGAGCGGGACATCCACGCCACCGGCTTCTTCCGCATGAAGGCCAAAGCCATCCAGGGCTCGGCCCGCCGGCTGTTGGACGCCTACGGCGGCGAGGTCCCGAGGACGATGCAGGAGATGCTCACCCTCCCGGGAGCGGCCCGCAAGACCGCCAACGTGGTGCTGGGCAACGCCTACGGCGTCGTCGAGGGGATCGCTGTGGACACCCACGTCGGTCGCCTGTCCCGCCTCCTCGGGCTCACCAGTGAGCATGACCCCGTCAAGGTGGAGAAGGACCTCATGGCCCTGGTGCCACGCAAGAACTGGATGCAGCTCACCTACCTGCTGATCGAGCACGGCCGCAAGGTGTGCAAGGCGCCGGTGCCCCACTGTGAGGACTGCGTGCTCAGCGACCTGTGCCCGTCCTCCCGGGTCTGA
- a CDS encoding class II aldolase/adducin family protein produces MTNFQDEAGADLVATARRLGPDGLATGTAGNLSVRVAPDRILVTPSGVAYGTLQTGHLCLVSEAGEVIEAGPHAPSTELPMHLAAYRATGAGAVVHTHSPYATTLGTLVDEIPGVHYLVALLGGPVRVAAYATPGSAELAAGMAAGLEGRSALLLGNHGAVTVGATLHEAYERAVLLEWLCALYYRARLAGEPRILDAGELARVAALLEHYLEG; encoded by the coding sequence ATGACCAACTTCCAGGACGAGGCGGGAGCCGATCTGGTCGCCACCGCCCGGCGTCTCGGCCCGGACGGCCTGGCGACCGGCACGGCCGGCAACCTCAGCGTGCGGGTGGCGCCTGACCGGATCCTCGTGACCCCGAGCGGCGTGGCCTACGGGACCCTGCAGACCGGCCACCTCTGCCTGGTGAGCGAGGCGGGCGAGGTCATCGAGGCCGGGCCGCACGCCCCGTCCACCGAGCTCCCGATGCACCTCGCCGCCTACCGGGCGACGGGGGCCGGGGCGGTGGTGCACACCCATTCCCCGTACGCCACGACGCTGGGCACGCTGGTGGACGAGATCCCCGGCGTGCACTACCTCGTGGCGCTGCTGGGCGGTCCGGTGCGGGTGGCGGCCTACGCCACCCCGGGCAGCGCCGAGCTGGCGGCGGGCATGGCCGCCGGGCTGGAGGGTCGCTCGGCGCTGCTGCTGGGCAACCACGGGGCCGTGACGGTGGGCGCCACCCTGCACGAGGCGTACGAGCGGGCCGTGCTGCTGGAGTGGCTGTGCGCCCTGTACTACCGGGCCCGCCTGGCGGGCGAGCCGAGGATCCTCGACGCCGGGGAGCTGGCCCGGGTGGCGGCCCTGTTGGAGCACTACCTGGAGGGCTGA
- the mtnA gene encoding S-methyl-5-thioribose-1-phosphate isomerase has translation MAPGGHRRADGAGRPSRQRGGGHRPLRLALVLRLSSDPDPADVPTIAWRGDHLEVIDQTLLPGRLEVRSLKTVADVVDALQRLVVRGAPAIGVCGAFGIVLGLDERHPAAPAEVHECLRWSAGAVGGARPTAVNLAWAANRVAAVAAVGATYEEARSLALEEAQRIQEADRRSARLIGEIARLELTDQSRLMTYCNAGRLASAGIGTALAVAYAKADAGEPVEVLACETRPLLQGARLTAWELSQAGVPVTLIPDGAAGAALAAGRADAVVVGCDRVAANGDTANKIGTFSLAVLAHAAGIPFYVAGPMTTFDLDTPTGAGIVIEERSADEVRSFGGRATAPDVAVWNPAFDVTPARLITAFLTDAGVLRPPFGPAIAEGVAEAVRQGLRPA, from the coding sequence GTGGCTCCGGGTGGCCATCGGCGTGCTGATGGCGCTGGCCGCCCTAGCCGTCAGCGGGGTGGTGGCCATCGGCCCCTGCGTCTCGCACTGGTTCTGCGTCTGAGCTCGGACCCGGACCCGGCCGACGTCCCGACCATCGCCTGGCGGGGCGACCATCTGGAGGTCATCGACCAGACGCTCCTCCCCGGGCGGCTGGAGGTCCGGTCCCTGAAGACGGTGGCCGACGTCGTTGACGCACTCCAGCGCCTCGTCGTCCGGGGTGCGCCCGCCATCGGGGTGTGCGGCGCTTTCGGCATCGTGCTGGGGCTGGACGAGCGGCACCCCGCGGCGCCTGCCGAGGTCCACGAGTGCCTCCGCTGGTCGGCCGGCGCAGTGGGGGGCGCCCGTCCCACGGCGGTCAACCTGGCCTGGGCGGCGAACCGGGTGGCCGCGGTGGCGGCCGTCGGGGCCACCTATGAGGAGGCCCGGTCCCTGGCGCTCGAGGAGGCCCAGCGCATCCAGGAGGCGGACCGCCGCTCCGCCCGGCTGATCGGGGAGATCGCCCGGCTGGAGCTGACCGATCAGTCCCGGCTCATGACCTACTGCAATGCCGGCCGGCTGGCCTCGGCGGGCATCGGCACCGCTCTGGCGGTGGCCTACGCCAAGGCCGATGCGGGCGAGCCGGTCGAGGTCCTGGCGTGCGAGACCCGGCCCCTGCTGCAGGGCGCCCGGCTCACCGCCTGGGAGCTGTCCCAGGCCGGCGTTCCGGTGACGCTGATCCCCGACGGAGCCGCGGGTGCCGCCCTGGCGGCCGGGCGGGCAGACGCGGTGGTGGTCGGGTGCGACCGGGTGGCCGCCAACGGCGACACCGCCAACAAGATCGGTACCTTCAGCCTCGCCGTGCTCGCCCACGCCGCCGGCATCCCGTTCTACGTCGCCGGGCCGATGACCACCTTCGACCTGGACACTCCCACAGGCGCCGGCATCGTCATCGAGGAGCGGTCCGCCGACGAGGTGCGCAGCTTCGGCGGGCGAGCGACGGCGCCCGACGTGGCGGTGTGGAACCCCGCCTTCGACGTCACCCCGGCCCGGCTCATCACCGCCTTCCTCACCGACGCCGGCGTGCTGCGGCCCCCGTTCGGGCCGGCGATCGCCGAGGGGGTGGCCGAGGCCGTGCGCCAGGGCCTGCGCCCGGCATGA